GGAGACTTCCGGTTCTACACCGATTATGCATGAGGCACTCACAAAAGGTGAGATTGATGTGAACATGGAAGAGTGGACCGATAATATTCAAAGCTATGCGACTGATTTAAAAGCCGGTCTCTTTCAGGAGATGGGAACGAATTTTGATGATAATATTCAGGGGTTCTATGTGCCGCGCTATGTGATCGAAGGTGACGCCTCACGTGGGATCGAGCCTATGGCGCCGGATTTGAAAACGGTGCAGGACCTGAAAAAGTATGCGAGTCTTTTTAAAGACCCTGAAGACCCTTCTAAGGGCAGAATTTATGGGGCAATTCCCGGGTGGGAAGTAAATGAAATCATGAAGAAAAAGGTTTCATTTAATGGCCTTGATGCTATGTATAATTATTTTCAGCCCGGTTCGGATTCGGCACTTTCGGCAGCGTTTACTTCTGCTTATCAAAAAGGAGAGCCCATTGTCGGCTATTATTGGAGTCCCACATGGCTTTTGGGAAAGCTTGATATGGTGCTTTTGGGGGATGTTCCTTATACAGATGCTGCGAGCTATAAAGAGGGACGTACAGCTTGCCCATCCGTCGATGTAACGATTGCGACAAGCAATTTATTTGCAAACAATCCGAACAATGCAGACTACTGTTCTTTTTTAAAACGTTATCGTACTTCAAGTGCGCTGATTAACGAGGCACTTGCTTATATGCAGGACAACCCTGGTGTCAGCTATACGGATACTGCTAAATGGTTCTTAACGAAGCACCAGGATTTGGTTAATCAATGGGTACAAGATCCTGACAAAGCGGAAGCGGTAAAGGCTTCACTGGGGCTGACAGAAAAAAAGAAAAATTATTTTTTGCAGTTCCCATTTCAGCTTCCGATTGATGTTACCTCTTTTGATACTTCGGTTAAATCGTTTGCCTCGTCGGGCGCTGCTTTCTTTAATGCACAGAAGAACGGAATTAACAGTTTGATTTCTGCCATTTCTGGAATTCTTTCAATTATTCCATGGTGGCTGATGATGGCCTTGGTATTTGTTGCCGGCTGGAAAATGAACCATAAGATTCGTACCGGTGTTTTATATGCAGTCTTGCTCTCTGTGATTGGTATGATCGGATTATGGGATATGATGTATGAGACGCTTTCCATTGTAATTGCTTCTGTACTGATTTCACTTTTGCTGGGGTTGCCTATCGGAGTTTTAATTTCGGGCAGTGACCGTGCCAATCGAATTGTTCGGCCAATTCTGGATACGATGCAGACCATGCCTGTCTTCGTTTATTTGATTCCGGCAGTCCTGTTTTATGGATTGGGAAAAGCGCCGGCAGTTATTGCAACTTTGGTTTATGCGATTGTGCCGGTTATTAGACTCACTAGCCACGGAATTCGTCAGGTTGATCCTGAAGTGGTGGAGGCAGCAAAGTCATTTGGCTCTACCCGTATGCAGACTTTATGGAAAGTGCAGATCCCGCAGGCAATGCCAACCATTTTAACCGGTGTCAATCAGACGCTGATGATGGCGATGTCTATGGTGGTCACTTGTTCTATGATCGGGGCTTCCGGACTTGGAATGGAAGTTTTGATCAGTGTCAACCGGATTGAGATTGGACGTGGCTTGTTGGCAGGCAGTGCGGTTGTTATCGTTGCAATTTTGATGGATCGCATGACGCAGGGAATACTCAAGAAAGGGGAGAAAAAGACAGATGGCAAACAATGATTTAATAATTCAGGAGAACCAGATGGAAGAATCCCCTCAAAGTGAGGATATTATTCGGGTTAGTCATCTAACGAAACTTTATGGAGCGAATAAGCAGGAAGCTGCCAAGATGGCGGAAGCCGGCGCCGGAAAAAATGAAATTTTTGAAAAAACCGGTGTGACTATGGCTTTGTGGGATGTTAGCTTTTCAGTCAAGAAGAACAGCATCTTTGTAATTATTGGTCTGTCGGGTTCTGGAAAGTCTACACTTGTTAGGACGCTCAATATGCTGCATAAGCCCACTTCTGGAAAAGTGATTTTTGAAGATAGCAAAATTGGCGAGTTTGGGAAAAAGGATCTAATTAATTATCGTCGGGATAAAATTTCAATGGTATTTCAGAATTTTGGGCTGATGTCACACCGCGATGTAATGGGAAATGTCGCTTATGGACTGGAGGTAAAAGGCGTTTCTCGGGTGGAGCGGGAACGCAAAGCTGCCGAAATGATAGAGATGGTTGGATTAAAGGGGTTGGAACATTCCTCTATCAATGATCTTTCCGGCGGCATGAAACAACGCGTGGGAATTGCCCGAGCACTTGCAAATGATCCGGAAGTTCTTCTGATGGACGAACCATTTTCCGCTTTGGACCCATTAGTTCGAAAAGATATGCAGTTTGAACTTTTATCGATTCAGCGCAAGCTTAAAAAGACGGTTATTTTTATCACGCACGATATTGATGAAGCGTTTAAGCTTGGAGATCAAGTCGCCATTATGCGAGACGGGCGTCTGATTCAAATCGGAACACCGGAGGAAATGAGCGCTCATCCGGCAGATGACTATGTGCGTGAATTTATTGGCAGCGCCGATAAGACAAAGGTTCTTACGGTAAAGCATATCATGATGACTCCCTCTTGTGTTGTGCGGCTGAAGGACAGCCCGCAGTTTGCAATTCAGGAAATGAAAAGGAACGGGACTTCTACTGCGTATGTGGTTGATCATGAAATTAAATTGCAGGGGATCGTTAACATCGAGGGTGCAGTCAGAAGCAGCCGAGAGCGTCTTTCTCTTGCAGAGGTACAGCTTCATGATGTAGAGACGACAACACCGGATACTTTGATTAGCGATATTATGCCGGTAGCTGCTAAGGCAAAATATCCGCTTGCGGTTTTAGGCGAAGACGGAAGACTTTTGGGAATTGTAACAAAAGCTTCTGTGCTTTCTTCCATGTTGTAAAGAAGAGAAACAAATCCCCCAATCGTAGAAAAATAAAACTACGGTTGGGGGATTTGTGATGTTAAAAAGGAATATAAGGAAATTTAGCGAACCTTTATTTCTGCGAAAAATGTTCTTGTAGACGCGCAAAGGTTTCTTCACTGATATCATGTTCAATTCGGCAGGCATCGGCTGCGGCAACCTCTGGAGTTACGTCGATAGAGATCAAAAAATTTGTTAAAAAACGATGCCGCGCATAAATATTATCTGCAATTTTTTCACCGGAACTGGTCAGGGTAATCTGCCCGTCTTCTGCCATTGTCAAGTGACCTGCTTTTCGAAGAACTGAAACAGCTCTACAGACACTTGGCTTTGAAAAATTCATCTCTCGTGCAATATCGACAGAGTGAACATTTCCGGTACGTTCCTGAAGAATCAGGATGGTTTCCAGATAGTTTTCTCCGGATTCCTGAATTTTCATCTGTACTCCCACCTTTTTATAAAAAATTTTTATACTATTTTATCACACTTGAATGATTTTTACAAGTTCAACCAACTGAGGAAGATGACGTAGTAGTTTCTAAATTTTGAGCGGTTATAATGGAATGCGGAATACGCACATACTGACCATCTGTAACCGGATAAGACTGGGAAGGATCGCCGTCGGCTGAAAGGATACAAGCCATTCCGACAATGGTTTCGGCCTGCGCGTCGGCGTCATTTTTAATGGTTCCGTAAAGAGACCCATCCCGAATGGCATCCAAAGCCGGTTCAATTGCATCAATTCCTACCACCAAAGGTCCGCCGTTTGAATACAAAAGATTTTTCTTCTTGAGTGCCTCGATTGCGCCCAACGCCATATCGTCATTATTGGAGATAACGACTTCAATCTGATCGCCTAAGCCACTGTCCAACCATTGCTGCATCTTAGAAGAAGCCTGATTGCGCTGCCAGTTTGCAGAGGCATTCGCAAGCTTTTCCATAGGGACACCGCCGTCTGTGATTGATTTTACAGAATACTCGGTTCTCAACACGGAATCCTGATGAACAGGTTCCCCTTCCAACATCACATACTGCAACTTTCCATCCCCATTTTTGTCAATGGAGGGGTTCCTTTTAAGCGCATCCAAAACCATTTGCCCCTGTAGCATGCCGGACTGTTTGGCATCAGTGCCTACATAATAGGCTTTATTCCACATTTGCAGATCCTCTTGAACCGGTTCACGGTTAAAAAAGATAATCGGAATATTGGCACGCTGGGCTTTATCAATAATGACTGCCGAGACGGTGCGGTCTACTTCGTTTACACAGATCACATTGTAGGCTTGATTAATGAAGTTATCAACCTGATCATTTTGAATAGACTGATTGTCTTTTCCATCCGCAATGGTAAGAATGATTTTCTTTCCCAGAAGAGACTCCTGTTTTTTAGCATACTGTTCCATATTATCACAGAGTGAGGAAATAAAAGCGTCATCCATACGATAGGCAGCAATGCCGATTCGAATTGTTTCAATGGACTGAGATGATTTTTTGTTGTCTGAACAGCCGCAGATAGAGAGAAAAAGTCCGGTCACAATCAGTAAAGGAATGGTACGTTTCCAGAATCTCATAGTAGAAGCCTCCTTTTTCACGAGAATTAGTTGCAATTATTGGGAGAATGGAAAGAGCAGACGTTGATTTTCTTTCGTATAGAGATCCTCTCCGTTTACAATGGAATAATCAATGACGGTGTTCTGTAAAGATTGTTTATTTAGGATATTTACAGCTTTCTGTAGACCAAGATAGCCGATATTAAATTCATTTTGAACGCCCAGAGCAGAAATAACATGATCTTCCAGATAGGAGACTACCTGACGAGTAGAGCCGACGCCAAAAATTTGTACAGAGGTAACGCCGGAGGGGGATAACTCTTGTTCTGCTTTGGCCACAAGCTCGGATGTGTCGCTGTCAAACGCAGCGACTTTGCTCACCGATGGTCCGTGCAAAAGGGTAAGCAGTTGATTATAAGCTTCAGTAGAATCTTCCGGAAGAGGCCATTCTACGAATGAAACGTTTTCTTCCTGCAGCTTTGATTTAGCCCCCTGATAACGTTCAGCGCAACTGGTCCTGGAAAGATTGCGACTTACAAGCGCAATCGGCTTTTCAGCTTTTGCCGGATCATTTAGCATTCGCTCGGATAATGTTTCTCCTAAAGCGGTATTATCACAGCGAATATAAGGAATATCATCAGCGCCTGCAATCTCGGAATCAATTGTAACAACGGGAACTGAACGGGCAGCTTTTCGAATTGGTTCCTCCAGGTCTTCCGAATTAACGGGGGCGATCACAATGGCGTCTGCGCCGTTTTCCACTTCACGTTCCAGCATCTGAATTTGTTCTTGCACATCATCTTCTTTGGAAAGATAAACCGGGGTGAGTTCTACTTTATAATCAGATGCCGCCTGCGTAATTCCCTGCTCCATTTTAGACCAAGTCTCTCCTTTTTTTCCGCCCGCAAGAAAAGAAATTTTTCGGATCTCCGGTTGGGACTGAGAAAAAGTAATGCCTTGGGAAATAATTGCGAGAAAGATCAGAAAAAAGATAAGAATGACTGAAAAGATAATGAGACTGCGATGCTTTTTCAAACGGGATCGCCCCCTTCTCCGGTCACTTCGGCGATAGTTTTAATGGGAAGATGAATCCTTGCAAGTGTTCCTTCGTCCGGTTGGCTCAGAATTTTTAGGCCATATTCTTTTCCAAAATAAAGCTGAATGCGCTCGTTGACATTTCTTAAGCCAACACCGGAACCTTTTCCTGTCTTTGGCTTTTGAGCGCTGTCCAGAAGAAGAGACTGTGCTTGCTCTGGGGGCATACCGGGGCCATTATCCACGACATCGATAAAGAGATCTTTTTCTTTTCGGTAAGCACGGATATGAATTTCGCCATCGCCGTCCATAAATTCCATGCCATGATAAATTGCATTTTCCACAAGTGGCTGGACGATCAGTTTAATAGTTGCACAGGAAAGAACTTCGGGCTCTGCTTCCATCGTATAGATAAATTTATTTTTATAGCGTGTTTTCTGAATGGTCAGATAATTACGCACATGCTCCAGTTCATCCTTTACCGAAATCACGGTTTTTCCTTTGGAGAGGCTAATGCGGAACAGTTTAGCGAGTGCGGTGACCATTTCAATTGCGCCGTCATAGTGTTCATTTTCGATCATCCAGACAATGGAATCCAGGGTATTGTAAAGAAAATGCGGATTGATTTGGGCCTGCAGTGCATCCATTTCACTTTTACGTTTACTTTCCTGTTCGGCAACGATGTCATCCATCAGCTTTCGCATCTGTTCTGCCATCGAACGAAGTGCGGAACCTAAATGGCGTACTTCATAAGAACCTCCAATAGAAATCGGTGCAGAAAGATTTCCTTTTTCCAATTCTCGAACGGATTGTTCCAATTCTTTAATTGGGTTTGCAATTCTTGAGGATAAAAACAAGTTTGCAGAAGCCAAAAGAAAAATGGTAAAGAATGCAAAAAACCAGATATAAGTTTGCAGTTCTGTATAATTGGCAGTGATATCTTTTATTGGAACAACGCCGACGATTTTCCAACCGGTATATCCAACCGTTTTTACCGAGACCATGCGCTCTTCGTTTTCAAAAATTTCTGTATGATTTCCGTCACTGTAAGTTGCAGCGGCCAAGTTGTTTTCGTGAATTAGGTTGGAATAAATTAACTGCTGGCGGGGATGGTAGATGATTTCGCCGTCATTGCTGATTAAATAAATATAGCCTGATTCTCCTAAATCTGCATTTTTGCAGATCTGTTCAATTCCGCTGAAATTCATATCGACTAGAAGAACGCCGTGGTAAATAGAACCGCTGCGGGTCAATTCTACCGAGCGGCTAAGAGAGACGACCCATCGATAAGGATTATTCGAATCCACAAAAAGATTCTGTACATGCGGCACCGAAAAATGTACATTTTCAATTTTTTCCTTAGCGCTTTGAAACCAATCCTGATCTTTTACGTTAACGTTGCTCTTTAGCTGCTGCAGTGGTTCGGAGGATAAAACAGTACCGTCATCTGAAAAAAGAGAGACTGAAACCAGAAGATCGCTGTAAGTATTGTAGAAAAGCGTCATGTCCTTATTGACGGCGTCCATATCGGAAGCAGTATCCAAATTTGCGCTTTTGATGACGCGGTAGTACATGGAATCAGAAACACGCATAATGTTGTGCAGATAATTATCAAGATTTAGGTTGATTCCGCTTAAAACTCGCTGATTGTCTTCGGAAATCATTTTTTCATTGGTTTTTGTGAAGCGAGCAGAAAGAGTCAGTGTGACAACGATCATGCCTGCAATCGCAACCAGAGTAAAAGTGAGCGAGAGCGTAAACTGAAGGCTTCGCTTTTTTAAAAGATGTCCAAATTTATCGAGTAATTTGTGTAGACGCTGCTTCATGATTCAGCACTCCGATTATTCGAAGGATGTTCTTGATTGGAGCGATACTTAGAGGGCGAAACGCCAAACCGTTTTTTAAAAACATAGCTGAAATAGTTGGACTCTGTATAGCCCACTTTTTCCGCAATCATATAGGTCTTATCGTTGGTCGTATCGAGAAGATTGAGTGCATTTTGGAGTCGGACATCTGTTAGATAGGAAACAAAGCTCTGTTCTGTTTCGCGTTTAAAAACCGTTGAAAAATAAGCGGGACTCACATGCAGAAAAGAGCAAAGAGTTTCAACAGAAATGGATGGATTGCTGTAATGCTCCTGAATAAACTGTTGAGCGTTCTGTGCCAGAAGCTTCGAAGAATCTACACGTTCCCGCTTAATACAGGCGCTGAGTGTTAAACAGTGTTCCGTTAGCCAGCTTTTCATGGCCGCAGGTGTGTGCAGAGAAGAGAGCGCGTTCAGAAAATCCATATCTTTTCCAAAAATATCTTCTGGAGAGATGGCATAATCGTGTGTGATTTTCATGAGAGTCGTGATGACCTCCATGATGTAAATCTGATACTGCGTCATTGAGAGCGGCTGCTTTTCCAGTTTGGAAAATAAATAGTTGAGTACCTGACGAATTTCATTTTCACTGCCAAGTTTGATAGCACTGATCACAGTGCGCTCTTCTTCTTCGCCAAACTGCAGTTGCATTGAAGTGTTGGGCTCTACGTCCTTAATATAATTTGCGCGGCTGTATCCGTGAATACAACCATAGTCTAAAGCATTCTGGGCTTCCCGATAAGAAAAATGGAGATTAGAAAGGCTGTAGGGACTTCCGATTCCGGCAAAAATTCGCATGCCCAGGATAGATTCCCCTCTTTTGCAAATTTCATTTAATCGGCTGACGGCAACGCCGATGGAGCCAGGTTCAGAAAAATCAAAGAGCAGCGCTACATCTTCAGAATAAAGAAAAGATTGAAATTGGCAATAGGAACCCAAAATTTCCTCGGCGGTACGCAGCAACGAAATTGGGACCAGTTCTTCTTTTCCATGCAGTGCAGAAGGAATACTGTTTTCTGTTTGGTGAGAATTGAGATCAGCGTGAATCAGACCGACTGCCCAGCAGGAGCGGTCGGTAGAAAGCTGAAACAGCTTTGCTTGCGATTCAAGCCGTGACTTTGAAACGCGGCCTTCCAAAAGGCTTACAAAGAACTGCTCCTTAATGACCGGAAGGCTCTCTTCATAATGACGACGCAGTGTCTCTACATCTCGCCGACTTGCGGATTCATCGTCCAGACGAACTTTTAAACGCTGTAAAGCTTTTGTAAGATCGGCCGCATTTACCGGCTTTAAAAGATATTCCACTACGTTTAGTTGGATGGCTTTTTGTGCGTATTCAAAATCATCATAGCCGGAGAGAATAATAAATTTAACAGAGGGGAGCAAAGCTGCCGCTTTAGCAGCCATCTCTAATCCACTCATAAAAGGCATACGAATATCGGTTAAAATAACGTCTGGATGCAGCCGCTCTGCCATTTCCAATGCTTCCAGACCATTTTCAGCGGCGCCGGCGATCTCAAATCCAAGAGACTGCCACGCAATTTTCCGAATAATACCTTCCCGGATCTCTTCCTCATCATCCGCGAGGATAATACGATAGTATGACATTTTCAGTCTCCTAATAATGTATAAAAAATTCAGTCAGAAAAGTTTATTTTTCTCTATTTTATCATTAGTCTTCCTTTTCTGCAATTGTAGCTTTTCTTATAAATTTTATTTTAGAGTATAAAAAAGGCGAAGCCAAAGCTTCGCCTTCTAAGAGATTTTTGAAAAAGAGGAAAAGATTATCTTCTGCGGTATTTGCCCATATCAATTGCAACAGCAACGGCAATAATAATGCCTTTGATCACTTGCTGCCACATGGGGCTGACACCGATGAACTGAAGACCATATTGAATAACGGTAAAGATCAGAACGCCGGAGACAATGCCGCCGATCTTGCCAATGCCGCCGTTTAAGGATACACCGCCGACCACGCAGGCGGCGATTGCATCCAACTCGTAGCCGTTGCCGTAGTTATTGGTAGCGCCTGCTGTACGGGCAGCTTCCAGGACACCTGCAATGCCATAAAGGAATGCTGCCAAAATAAAGATCAGCATAATGGTTTTAAAAACATTTACGCCGGAAACGACAGCAGCTTCACGGTTGCCGCCGACTGCATAAACATTTTTGCCAAACACTGTTTTGTTCAAAACGAACCAAATGATTACGCAGGTGATGAGTGCAATCGGAATCAGTACTGAAATGCCTACAAAGGTGCTTCCACCAATATTTTGGAAGATCTTTTTCTGGCCAATTACAGTAAAGTCCGGACGAACACCACCGATTGGCTGAGAGTTATTCGGCGGCATATCGAAATAAAGGCTACATGCACCATAGATCATAACCTGAGTAGCTAGTGTTGCAATGAAGGGGTGCATATCAAATTTTGCAACAAGGAATCCGTTTAAAACACCGAACAGAACGCAGGCAGCTACCGCAGCCAAAATTGGCACAATAACCGGAAGTGCCGGTAGATTCGGGAAAAAGCGGTTTGCATAAGTTGCGGTCTGCAGCATGGAGGTGGAAAGCACAGCGGCTAAGCCAACCATACGGCCTGCAGAAAGGTCGGTACCTGCAATTAACAGCGTAAAGCAGATGCCTAGTGCGATGATCAGACGGGGGGAAGCCTGTGTCATAATATCAAGCAAAACCTGATATTTCATGAAACGAGGTTCCTTGATCATGATAAATACGACTAGCGCCAGAAGAGCAATCATAATCGCATTATTTGTTAGGAATGTTTTTGCGTTTGATTTGGTGAATTCAACAGGAACACTGTGCTGATCTTTTCGTAGCAGCTGAGAAATTCCATATGCGCTGGTAGCGATGCCAACCAGCAAAATGTACACCCAAAGATCGTAAACTTGATCCTTTGGTGCGGCAACTGCAACAATGATAGAAATTAGAATCATTGCAGCACCTATTGACGCAAAAATTGTTGCATATTTTTTGCGAGTGATTGTGTTTGTGGCTTTTGCGGTTGCTCCCATATTGGACCTCACTTCCTTTTCCATTTTGTGCAATGGGAAATCACAGAAATTTTACATGAACTTCGTTGCAAGTTCCATTACTTTTATCGAGTCGCATTCATTTGCATGCAGAATTCCTGTTACACGACCCTCGCACATAACCATGATCCGGTCAGACATTCCAAGTAACTCTGGCATTTCGGAGGAGATCATGATTACCGATTTTCCTTCTTTAATTAACTGTTGCATAATTGTGTAGATTTCATATTTTGCACCGACGTCGATTCCTCGAGTAGGCTCATCCAAAATTAAAATATCCGGATCGGTTAAAAGCCATCGAGCAATTAGAACTTTTTGCTGATTGCCGCCGGAGAGATTTTGCATCTGTTCCGCCATGCTTGGAGTCTTTGTACGCATAGAAGCATTGCTGTCCGTTGCAGCTTTTTTGCGCGCAAAATCATTAATTACGCCGTGATGAACCAATTTCCCTTCATTTTCTGTAGCGAGTACAGTATTGTCCAATACCGAAAGAGTGGGAAAAATTCCGGTAGAGCGACGTTCTTCTGTCAAAAGTGCAAAACCGTGCTTCATGGCATCTCGTGGACTTTTGATTTTGATTTCTTTGCCGTCTTTATAAATTGTCCCGGAAGCAATCTGACGCAGTCCAAAAATTGCCTCTACGGTCTCGGTACGCTGTGCGCCAACAAGGCCGCCGATCCCAAAAATTTCACCGCGATGAACTTCAAAGCTGACATGCTGAAAAGAACGCGGCAGAGGGGAGCAGATATCATCAACTTTAAAAACAACATCTGTACCCGGAGTGTACTCCTTAGGTGGAAAACGATTGGTCATATCACGACCGACCATTCGGCTGATAATCAGATCAGTGGTTAATTCGTTTGCCGGCCAAGTACCAACGCATTGACCGTCTCGCATGATGGTTACTTCGTCGGAAATCTTTAAAATCTCTTCCATTTTGTGCGAGATATAGATGATCGCGCGTCCTTCCGATTGAAGCTTTTTAATGATCTTAAACAAATGTGCCGTTTCGTTCTCCGTTAAGGAGGAGGTAGGTTCATCCATGATAATGATCTTTGAATTATAGCTGACTGCTTTTGCAATCTCAACCAACTGCAGCGTCGAAGCAGAAAGATTTCCTGCCAAGGTTTTGGGATTTACATCCAGATCGACTTCTTTAAAAAGTTCCTTGGTCTTTTCATACATGGCTTTATGATCAACCGCAGGTCCTCTCTTTGGGAAGCGTCCCAGCCAGATGTTTTCCATGACCGGCCGAAACCGGATCGGATGCAGTTCCTGGTGGATCATGGAAATCCCAAGATCCAGTGCCTGCTTGGAACTGTTGATCTT
This genomic window from Caproicibacterium sp. BJN0003 contains:
- a CDS encoding sugar ABC transporter ATP-binding protein, with product MGEYVLEMNNITKEFPGVKALDNVSLKVRPGSVHALMGENGAGKSTLMKCLFGIYAEDSGEIILDGKPQKINSSKQALDLGISMIHQELHPIRFRPVMENIWLGRFPKRGPAVDHKAMYEKTKELFKEVDLDVNPKTLAGNLSASTLQLVEIAKAVSYNSKIIIMDEPTSSLTENETAHLFKIIKKLQSEGRAIIYISHKMEEILKISDEVTIMRDGQCVGTWPANELTTDLIISRMVGRDMTNRFPPKEYTPGTDVVFKVDDICSPLPRSFQHVSFEVHRGEIFGIGGLVGAQRTETVEAIFGLRQIASGTIYKDGKEIKIKSPRDAMKHGFALLTEERRSTGIFPTLSVLDNTVLATENEGKLVHHGVINDFARKKAATDSNASMRTKTPSMAEQMQNLSGGNQQKVLIARWLLTDPDILILDEPTRGIDVGAKYEIYTIMQQLIKEGKSVIMISSEMPELLGMSDRIMVMCEGRVTGILHANECDSIKVMELATKFM